The Streptomyces sp. DH-12 genome has a window encoding:
- a CDS encoding phosphoadenylyl-sulfate reductase: MTAVSDERGAVELRELAEQAGRDLEDASAPDILRWAADTFGRRFCVTSSMEDAVVAHLASRALPGVDVVFLDTGYHFPETIGTRDAVEAVMDVNVITLTPRQTVAEQDAEHGPRLHDRDPDLCCRLRKVQPLEEGLKDYLAWATGLRRDESPTRADTPVVGWDEKRRKVKISPIARWSQEDVDAYVAEHGVLTNPLLTDGYASVGCAPCTRRVLEGEDARAGRWAGRAKTECGLHG, encoded by the coding sequence CGGACGAGCGCGGCGCCGTCGAGTTGCGGGAACTGGCCGAGCAGGCGGGCCGGGACCTGGAGGACGCGTCCGCACCGGACATCCTCCGCTGGGCGGCCGACACCTTCGGCAGGCGCTTCTGCGTGACGTCCTCCATGGAGGACGCGGTGGTCGCCCACCTCGCCTCCCGGGCCCTGCCCGGGGTGGACGTGGTGTTCCTCGACACCGGCTACCACTTCCCCGAGACCATCGGCACCCGGGACGCCGTGGAGGCCGTGATGGACGTCAACGTCATCACGCTCACCCCCCGGCAGACGGTCGCCGAGCAGGACGCCGAGCACGGCCCGAGGCTCCACGACCGCGACCCGGACCTGTGCTGCAGGCTGCGCAAGGTGCAGCCGCTGGAGGAGGGCCTGAAGGACTACCTGGCCTGGGCGACCGGCCTGCGCCGCGACGAGTCCCCGACCCGGGCGGACACCCCGGTGGTCGGCTGGGACGAGAAGCGGCGGAAGGTGAAGATCTCCCCCATCGCCCGGTGGTCCCAGGAGGACGTGGACGCCTACGTCGCCGAACACGGCGTCCTCACCAACCCGCTGCTGACGGACGGTTACGCCTCCGTGGGGTGCGCCCCCTGCACCCGCCGCGTGCTGGAGGGCGAGGACGCCCGCGCCGGCCGCTGGGCGGGCCGCGCCAAGACCGAGTGCGGACTGCACGGCTGA